In Thermoanaerobaculia bacterium, the genomic stretch CCTGGGAAGCTGCCTACAACTCGGGAGACCGGAAGAAGGCGTTCGAGATCTGGGCTCCGGATCTCGTCGGGTGGTACCCGGGAGTTCCCGACATCACCTGGGAGCAGGAAAAGGCGGCCCTCGATCGGCCGGCGTCGGCCGCGCCGCGGAGCCGGTTGCACGTCCAGGTGGTCGAGGTCATCGTCTCCGGCGACCTCGCCGTCGTCCGGGACATTTGGACGGAGACCCCTCCGGAGGGCTCCCCGGCGCGCGCGACGCGAATTCCGAGCTTCGAGGTCTGGCGGCGGCAGGCCGATGGGGAGTGGAAGATCGCCCGGTGGATCAGCGCGCCTCAACCCGCCGGGAAATCCGAATGAAAGGCGTTCCCATGCCGATGCCGCAGAAGGTGAACCTCGCCGAGAAACTGTCGCTCTTCTCCGAGCATTTCCAGCCGCGGATCGTCGGAGAAGTCGGGGACATGCACGTGAAGCTCGTCAAGCTCCGCGGCGAATTCGTCTGGCACCATCACGAGAACGAGGACGAGATGTTCCTGGTGCTGAAGGGGGTCTTCCGGGTCCGCTTCCGCGACGGAGAGGTTTCTCTCGGGCCGGGCGAGTTCATCGTCGTTCCCCGCGGCGTCGAGCACTGTCCGTCGGCGGAAGAGGAAGTCCACGTGCTGCTCTTCGAGCCGAAGACGACCGTCAACACGGGGACCGCGGGGGGAGAGCGGACTTACGAGGCGAAGCCGATCTGATTCGACGCCGAGTCGCGAGTCGGCGAGTTGCGAGCCGCGGGTTCCGAC encodes the following:
- a CDS encoding nuclear transport factor 2 family protein; translated protein: MRMKPMGFVLALAAGAAAFGSGMPERPADSPRTVESTIRSKLAAWEAAYNSGDRKKAFEIWAPDLVGWYPGVPDITWEQEKAALDRPASAAPRSRLHVQVVEVIVSGDLAVVRDIWTETPPEGSPARATRIPSFEVWRRQADGEWKIARWISAPQPAGKSE
- a CDS encoding cupin domain-containing protein, coding for MKGVPMPMPQKVNLAEKLSLFSEHFQPRIVGEVGDMHVKLVKLRGEFVWHHHENEDEMFLVLKGVFRVRFRDGEVSLGPGEFIVVPRGVEHCPSAEEEVHVLLFEPKTTVNTGTAGGERTYEAKPI